TTATATGGACATTTAGACAATAGACCTTTGTTAGGATTAGAGTTTTACTATCGTTATAATTTAAGTTTAGAAAACTCGTATCCAGATCAAACAACTCCTTGGGAACCTACAGTTGCATCTGGAGAGTATATAGAAAGAACAGATCGTTCTGGTCGTTGGAAATCTTTAAAAATCAATCCATACTTAGTTTGTAGTACAGGTGATGAGTTTTTAGAACGTGGTAAACATAATTTACAACCAGTTTATGAAATGAATTTAGGTCATTATAAAGATCGTTTAGGTTTACCTAGTGATGATTATAAATGGCTACAAAGAGGTTTTGATTATTTAACAAAACAAATAGGAGTAGAAGCAGAAGGAACGGTAACCGACCACCCAGGTTTTGGAGGATTAAAATTCCGTAGAGTAAGTCCAGGTGATCCAATTAGTGGTTTTGATAGCAATGGGTTACCTGTTTATAAAGTAAACAATCTTCCGATGACTATTGAAGCTGAAAACTATGATTATTTTGTAATAGAAGGAGAAGGACGTACTTATAGTGATAGTGATTCTGAAAATTCAGGAGGAGCCTATAGAACAAATGAAGGAGTTGATGTAAAAGTTTGTTCAGAAGGAGGTTATAACATCACCAATATTGCAAATGGAGAGTGGCTTACCTATACCGTAAATGTTCCTGCCAATGGAACTTATGATATTTCAATTCGATATGCTGCAGCAAATGCTAATGGAAAAATTAAAGTAGATTTTGCTAATGAAGAAAAAGTTTCAGAAGTAACAGTTCCGTTTGGAGGGGAAAATTCTACTGGGTTAAATGATTGGAAAAATCTTAAAATAGGAACTAAGGTTGATTTAACCAAAGGTGTTCAGCAAATGAAGGTCTTATTTAGTGGAGCAAATAATTCTTTTGAACTTAATAATATAGAAGTTGTATTAGTTAAAGAAGCGCAAGAGCCAGTAAATTTAGCACACATTCACGGAACGGCTACACAATCAATAGATTCTGACCCATGTCCTTACGGAGGTTGTGCAGAATTGGCAATTGATGGGAATACTAACGGAAACTTTGGAGCAGGTTCAGTATCCCATTCAGCTCATGGAACGAATGGCTCTTTAAAATGGTGGCAAGTAGACTTAGCAAAAAATTACAATATAGAAACTATTAATATTTATAACAGAACAGGTTATGAGTCAAGATTGTCAGACATTACCGTAGAGATAAAAGATACGAATGGGAATGTAACGTTTAGTCAGTTTTATGAAGGATATCCTAATCCATCACAAACAATTGAAACAGGAGGTGTTGTAGGTAGTGTTGTTAAAATATCAAAAACATCAGATACAGGTATTACCCTTGCAGAGGTAGAAGTTTATGGAGTGGATGAGGAGGTGTCGTTATCTACAGATAGCCATAAACTAGCCAGTACTGTTGGATTGTATCCAAACCCAGTAAACTCAGAAATAAACATTACCAATGGAATTGGAACAAAATTGATAGTGTATAATGTTTTAGGAGTTGAATGTTTTACTACAGAAATAAAGAGTAACCATCAAAAAGTAAATGTTAATGCACTAACAAATGGTGTGTACTTTATGAAGATTACTAAAAACGGAAGTTCTTTTACTAAAAAAATCATCAAACAATAATGAAGAATAATTCAATAAATGTTTTAAAGATTGCCATATGTTCTATTGCAATGTTTGTGTATAGTGTTTCGCTTGTAGCTCAATCCATTGTGGTAAACTCAACTAATTACAAACAAACTATTGATATGATTGGTGGAGATATGGAGCGTAGCTCATCTGCTATTCAAAGTGCTAAGAATAAAGAAGAAATCATTCAATGGGGGTTTGGAGATATCAATTTTAATGTTTGTAGAGTTCAATACGACAAAAACCAAGAAATTACGGAGGGAGTTAAAAATTGGTCTTTTTATGATAAGCAGGTTACTACCATGCAAGCCATTAAAGCAGTAAATCCTGATATTAAGTTTTTTGCAACCATGCGATCTGATTATGATGGTTATGGTGATGATAACAATATGCCAGATTGGATTCATACCTAT
Above is a genomic segment from Wenyingzhuangia fucanilytica containing:
- a CDS encoding carbohydrate-binding protein — its product is MNITISLNMVKNYFLKRISKLRQNKIIFGLNIVFFLVVNHANAQLIHPGITHKLSDLDRMKYMVEAGIEPFATTFQNLSNNSKAQYTYPINVVNQDPSYITEYSSASDAWFINDGTAAYYNALMWYITGDERHAQKAVEIFNTWKGLKRNTMTVPLSSGRIWRIIEAAEIIKHTYDGWAASDMQEFKDMLVYPGYSTTTVPTAAINSGDITFYWRVYQGDPARHGNQGLFCMRTMMAMGIFLDNEVMYDRALRYLQGESHRSDDLAYPSGPSINNSQKTSCEYFDEFTQNGFENTITDYGYNEVISNYIYENGQCQESSRDQAHGLAGVSTIAVMAEMAWNQGDDLYGHLDNRPLLGLEFYYRYNLSLENSYPDQTTPWEPTVASGEYIERTDRSGRWKSLKINPYLVCSTGDEFLERGKHNLQPVYEMNLGHYKDRLGLPSDDYKWLQRGFDYLTKQIGVEAEGTVTDHPGFGGLKFRRVSPGDPISGFDSNGLPVYKVNNLPMTIEAENYDYFVIEGEGRTYSDSDSENSGGAYRTNEGVDVKVCSEGGYNITNIANGEWLTYTVNVPANGTYDISIRYAAANANGKIKVDFANEEKVSEVTVPFGGENSTGLNDWKNLKIGTKVDLTKGVQQMKVLFSGANNSFELNNIEVVLVKEAQEPVNLAHIHGTATQSIDSDPCPYGGCAELAIDGNTNGNFGAGSVSHSAHGTNGSLKWWQVDLAKNYNIETINIYNRTGYESRLSDITVEIKDTNGNVTFSQFYEGYPNPSQTIETGGVVGSVVKISKTSDTGITLAEVEVYGVDEEVSLSTDSHKLASTVGLYPNPVNSEINITNGIGTKLIVYNVLGVECFTTEIKSNHQKVNVNALTNGVYFMKITKNGSSFTKKIIKQ